Proteins from a genomic interval of Oncorhynchus mykiss isolate Arlee chromosome 21, USDA_OmykA_1.1, whole genome shotgun sequence:
- the sstr1b gene encoding somatostatin receptor type 1 isoform X1: MDNMAANGTSNYPAYPTDFPYNSSLDYEDYDQEPDTSKIIIPSIYALVCCVGLTGNTMVIYVILKYAKMKTATNIYILNLAIADELFMLSVPFLATSAAVRHWPFGSLMCRLVLSVDGINMFTSIFCLTVLSVDRYVAVVHPIKAARYRRPTVAKVVNVCVWGLSLLVILPIIIFADTVPAQDGGVDCNFLWPEAAWSEAFVVYTFLLGFLLPVGAICLCYCLMVARMRAVGLKAGWLQRRRSEKKITRMVVCVVAVFVLCWMPFYIVQLVSVFHHPPNPMVTQLFVILSYANSGANPILYGFVSDNFRRSFQRIVCFRWLESGLDCEQVDYRAVALKRQATNGQKDFPKECLASDMVFRNGTYTSRTTTL; this comes from the coding sequence ATGGACAACATGGCCGCCAATGGGACCAGCAACTACCCAGCATACCCCACCGACTTCCCCTACAACTCCAGCCTAGACTATGAGGACTACGACCAGGAACCTGACACCAGCAAGATCATCATCCCCTCCATCTACGCCCTGGTCTGCTGCGTGGGTTTAACAGGCAACACCATGGTTATCTATGTTATCCTTAAGTACGCCAAGATGAAAACCGCCACCAATATTTATATATTGAATCTGGCCATTGCAGATGAACTCTTTATGTTGAGTGTGCCGTTTCTGGCGACATCGGCGGCTGTACGTCATTGGCCATTTGGCTCGCTCATGTGCCGTCTGGTGTTGAGCGTGGACGGCATTAACATGTTTACGTCCATCTTCTGTCTGACGGTGTTGAGCGTGGATCGATACGTGGCCGTGGTTCACCCTATCAAGGCTGCCCGCTACCGCCGACCGACTGTTGCCAAAGTAGTCAACGTCTGCGTGTGGGGCCTCTCGCTCCTCGTCATCCTCCCCATTATAATTTTTGCCGACACGGTCCCGGCGCAGGACGGCGGTGTGGACTGCAACTTTCTGTGGCCTGAGGCAGCGTGGTCGGAGGCGTTCGTGGTCTACACCTTCCTGCTCGGCTTCCTGCTTCCTGTGGGCGCAATCTGCCTCTGCTACTGCCTGATGGTGGCGCGCATGCGGGCGGTCGGGCTGAAAGCCGGTTGGCTGCAGCGGCGACGCTCTGAGAAAAAGATCACCcggatggtggtgtgtgtggtggcgGTTTTTGTCCTCTGCTGGATGCCTTTCTACATCGTCCAGCTGGTCAGCGTGTTCCACCACCCTCCCAACCCCATGGTCACCCAGCTCTTCGTCATCCTAAGTTATGCCAACAGCGGCGCCAACCCGATCCTCTATGGCTTTGTGTCGGATAACTTCCGCCGGTCGTTCCAGAGGATTGTGTGTTTCCGTTGGTTGGAGTCTGGGCTGGACTGTGAACAGGTGGACTACCGTGCTGTAGCCCTGAAGAGACAGGCCACCAATGGACAAAAAGATTTCCCTAAAGAATGTCTGGCATCTGATATGGTGTTCCGGAATGGAACATATACCTCACGCACTACTACATTGTGA
- the sstr1b gene encoding somatostatin receptor type 1 (The RefSeq protein has 1 substitution compared to this genomic sequence): protein MDNMAANGTSNYPAYPTDFPYNSSLDYEDYDQEPDTSKIIIPSIYALVCCVGLTGNTMVIYVILKYAKMKTATNIYILNLAIADELFMLSVPFLATSAAVRHWPFGSLMCRLVLSVDGINMFTSIFCLTVLSVDRYVAVVHPIKAARYRRPTVAKVVNVCVWGLSLLVILPIIIFADTVPAQDGGVDCNFLWPEAAWSEAFVVYTFLLGFLLPVGAICLCYCLMVARMRAVGLKAGWLQRRRSEKKITRMVVCEVAVFVLCWMPFYIVQLVSVFHHPPNPMVTQLFVILSYANSGANPILYGFVSDNFRRSFQRIVCFRWLESGLDCEQVDYRAVALKRQATNGQKDFPKECLASDMVFRNGTYTSRTTTL from the coding sequence ATGGACAACATGGCCGCCAATGGGACCAGCAACTACCCAGCATACCCCACCGACTTCCCCTACAACTCCAGCCTAGACTATGAGGACTACGACCAGGAACCTGACACCAGCAAGATCATCATCCCCTCCATCTACGCCCTGGTCTGCTGCGTGGGTTTAACAGGCAACACCATGGTTATCTATGTTATCCTTAAGTACGCCAAGATGAAAACCGCCACCAATATTTATATATTGAATCTGGCCATTGCAGATGAACTCTTTATGTTGAGTGTGCCGTTTCTGGCGACATCGGCGGCTGTACGTCATTGGCCATTTGGCTCGCTCATGTGCCGTCTGGTGTTGAGCGTGGACGGCATTAACATGTTTACGTCCATCTTCTGTCTGACGGTGTTGAGCGTGGATCGATACGTGGCCGTGGTTCACCCTATCAAGGCTGCCCGCTACCGCCGACCGACTGTTGCCAAAGTAGTCAACGTCTGCGTGTGGGGCCTCTCGCTCCTCGTCATCCTCCCCATTATAATTTTTGCCGACACGGTCCCGGCGCAGGACGGCGGTGTGGACTGCAACTTTCTGTGGCCTGAGGCAGCGTGGTCGGAGGCGTTCGTGGTCTACACCTTCCTGCTCGGCTTCCTGCTTCCTGTGGGCGCAATCTGCCTCTGCTACTGCCTGATGGTGGCGCGCATGCGGGCGGTCGGGCTGAAAGCCGGTTGGCTGCAGCGGCGACGCTCTGAGAAAAAGATCACCcggatggtggtgtgtgtggtggcgGTTTTTGTCCTCTGCTGGATGCCTTTCTACATCGTCCAGCTGGTCAGCGTGTTCCACCACCCTCCCAACCCCATGGTCACCCAGCTCTTCGTCATCCTAAGTTATGCCAACAGCGGCGCCAACCCGATCCTCTATGGCTTTGTGTCGGATAACTTCCGCCGGTCGTTCCAGAGGATTGTGTGTTTCCGTTGGTTGGAGTCTGGGCTGGACTGTGAACAGGTGGACTACCGTGCTGTAGCCCTGAAGAGACAGGCCACCAATGGACAAAAAGATTTCCCTAAAGAATGTCTGGCATCTGATATGGTGTTCCGGAATGGAACATATACCTCACGCACTACTACATTGTGA